The genome window AGGGAAAGCGGTATTACCCTTCTTATCGTGGAGCATATAATGGAAGCCATTATGCCTATTTCCGACAGGGTAATAGTCTTAAATGCGGGCAGAAAGATTGCCGAAGGACCTCCTCAGGAAATCGTTAATAATGAGGAAGTAATAAAAGCGTATCTGGGGGAAAGATATCATGCTAAAAGTAAAAAATCTTAATGTCGGTTATGACAATGTGCCTGTAATTTTTGATGTCTCTTTTGAGGTAAAAGAAAAGGAGCTGGTGTCCATAGTAGGCTCCAACGGCGCGGGGAAGACGACAATTTTAAAAACCATCTCCGGGCTGTTAAAACCCTTTTCGGGGGAAATAGAGTTTATGGGGAAAAGGATTGACCGAATGCCTGCCCATGAAATAGTTAAGCTGGGGATCGCCCATGTTCCTGAGGGCAGAAGGGTTTTCGGTAAATTAAGCGTTCTCGATAATCTTTTGCTGGGAGCTTATACAATTCCCGACTCTAATCTGGTGAAAAAAACCTTAAACGAGGTATACGAGATTTTTCCGCGATTGAAAGAAAGAGAAAATCAAAAAGCGGAAACCCTTTCGGGTGGAGAACAGCAGATGCTGGCTATAGCAAGGAGTCTTATGTCCAGGCCCAAAATTCTCCTGGTGGATGAGATGTCCCTCGGATTGATGCCCCTCCTCGTGGATAAGGTCCTGGAAATACTAAAGGAGATCTCCCGGGCGGGAATGACAATACTGCTGGTGGAGCAAAAGGTCCAGGAGGCTCTGGAGATGGCCGATAGAGGATATATTTTACAGACCGGAAGGATTGTAGCGGAGGGAACCGGCAGGGAGCTTTTGGAAAGCGAGATGGTGAAAAAAGCGTATATGGGAATGTAAAAAATACCCCTTAAAGGGGTAATTTTTTTATGTTTTTTATTTTCTTTTTTAATAAAATATGTAAATTTTGCAGGAATTTTATGTAATTTTGTAGAATACATAAAAATACTAAATGGAGGGATGGTATGACAACGGAAAGAGAAGAAATAAAGCGTTATGAGGATATCATTAAAAAAATTAAGGATGTAATTTCCGTAAAGATTAACACTTCTTCTGACGGCAGCATTTCCGAAATCCACGTTCTTGCAAATTCCAACAGAAGTCCGAAGCAGATAGTCAGGGACATTGAATCCGCTTTAATAGCCTGCTTTGGTTCTAACATAGACCACAAAAAGATAAGCATTGCTCAGGTGGGAGAGGAAGTAATTTCAAGGTCTCATTTGAGGTTGAAGGTAAACGGCATAGATGTTAGAAAGAGCGGTGTAACTTACGAGGTTACGGTTAGCCTTATTGGGCCGGAAAATGCCATATACGAAGGGAAGGCTATGGGGGGTATAAGCTTAAAAAATTTAATGAAATTATCCGCTCAGGCCACGTTGGATGCTGTACATAAATTTTTGAATAAGGATTATGTTTTTAACTTAGAAGAAGTGATGAGTTATAAAATTTCCGATAAAGAAGCTATTGCGGTGCTCATTTCCAGCTCGATAAACGGACAGGAAGAGTATTTTTTGGGTTCTATATTGCTGAAACAGGACAAGCCCGAATCCACTGCTCGTGCTACTCTTGATGCCATTAACAGGAGACTTATAATAATTAATTCCGAAAATTGCGAATAAAAGGGCCGACAGTATTTAATTTTTTTAAGCGAAGCGAAAATTATATCCTGCTCCGGTAGCGGAAGGAGCAGAGTCCGTAGATAGGAGGAGGCTATAATTGATGAGAATTAACGACACCCTTGTTAAGATAATCCTTGCCCTTTTCGCCCTGGTATTAGCCGGCGGCGCCAATTTAAAATTAGGGCCATAAAAAAATATCCAGCTGTCGGCCCTTTTATTTTTAATAGAAATTACAACATGTTAATTGAATGCAAAAAGCAGGTGGTTTTTAGTGGGAGATAAAAAAGTTTCTAAATTTTTTTGGATATATTTTTTGATATTAGTTGCTATAGCTTTATATTTTTTATATATTTCTATTATTACTTTTCCCTTGCATGATATAAGCAAATTATCATCATTGGTAATATTTACTACCATGCTAATATTAGGAGAATTACTTTCGGTAACTCTACCAAATCAAACTGAAATCACGGTTGGTTTTGCAATTAATACGGCTACTATTTTAATATTCGGCTTTAAATTCAGCACAATAATAGCATTTATAGCTGTAACCGCAACCGAGTTAAAAAGAATAAAAATTATGCCTTTATACAAGTCAATTTTAAATATTTGTATATTTGTTATAATGGTAAGTGTTTCCGGATTTATATATGAAAAATTAGGTGGAAGTATAGGTAATATCAACATTTATTCCGATTTTTTAAAAATACTACTAATGATTGCTATATACTTTTTTATTAATGTCGGGCTGATTCTAACGGTAGTAT of Thermovenabulum gondwanense contains these proteins:
- a CDS encoding ABC transporter ATP-binding protein, with translation MLKVKNLNVGYDNVPVIFDVSFEVKEKELVSIVGSNGAGKTTILKTISGLLKPFSGEIEFMGKRIDRMPAHEIVKLGIAHVPEGRRVFGKLSVLDNLLLGAYTIPDSNLVKKTLNEVYEIFPRLKERENQKAETLSGGEQQMLAIARSLMSRPKILLVDEMSLGLMPLLVDKVLEILKEISRAGMTILLVEQKVQEALEMADRGYILQTGRIVAEGTGRELLESEMVKKAYMGM